In one Rhopalosiphum padi isolate XX-2018 chromosome 3, ASM2088224v1, whole genome shotgun sequence genomic region, the following are encoded:
- the LOC132926874 gene encoding uncharacterized protein LOC132926874 isoform X1 has translation MDNVDNDYLDYPYDDYSNKNDLYIQPNPEENTRGTVFQQSTTLTAKMWPPDISGGFDWTLDVLGWQVDKDQLSIVIVCAIVIIVLTSITIVFIIWYCCFCKKKNVQNSCEEEEQRSNTNIPSYSTVFLDPKTGNFIYSNRIVELFPEREGSPDHWFFNDQGEEPVSTNTVPRSASVPPAKQLQSFDPCIREIKEFISNETFDVPNLHYIDNETQNDPCHLPNAIPQISEFNPHQFTSSSILENCHTCDGKSITLRTRSLPTHVRNKKRPFSTSDNLSELYAKVNFSKKRKNRMRNDEAAIIAMSKSRSQFLNNKDTDILVDNEAVIVYDERTAL, from the exons aTGATCTCTACATACAGCCAAATCCTGAAGAAAACACACGCGGGACTGTATTTCAACAATCTACTACATTGACAGCAAAAATGTGGCCTCCT GATATTTCCGGAGGTTTTGATTGGACCTTGGATGTTTTGGGATGGCAAGTAGACAAAGATCAATTGTCAATTGTTATAGTATGCGCTATTGTCATTATAGTACTTACTTcaataacaattgtatttataatttggtattgttgtttttgtaaaaaaaaaaatg tacaaaacAGTTGTGAGGAAGAAGAACAAAGAAGTAATACCAACATACCtag TTACTCCACTGTATTCCTAGACCCCAAAACTGgaaattttatttacagtaaCCGTATTGTTGAGTTATTTCCTGAAAGAGAAGGTTCTCCTGATCATTGGTTTTTCAATGATCAAGGAGAAGAACCTGTAAGTACAAATACAGTACCACGTTCAGCCTCTGTACCACCAGCAAAACAACTTCAATCATTT GATCCTTGCATACGTGAAATAAAAGAATTTATCAGCAATGAAACATTTGACGTGCCTAATTTGCATTATATTGACAATGAGACCCAAAATGACCCTTGCCATTTGCCAAACGCTATACCTCAGATCTCTGAATTTAATCCTCATCAATTTACTTCCAGTAGCA ttttggaAAATTGCCATACATGTGATGGAAAATCTATAACACTGCGAACAAGAAGTCTTCCAACACATGTGAGAAACAAGAAACGGCCATTCTCAACATCTGACAATTTATCAGAGCTCTATGCTAag gtaaatttcagtaaaaaaagaaaaaatcgcATGAGAAATGATGAAGCTGCCATAATCGCCATGAGCAAATCCAGAAGTCAGTTCCTCAACAACAAAGACACAGATATATTGGTTGACAATGAAGCAGTTATTGTTTACGATGAACGAACTGCTTTATAA
- the LOC132926554 gene encoding THAP domain-containing protein 2-like, with translation MVNTCVVCYATSDNSKSVSFHKFPQNEARKKLWIEILGLKDRNRPITKNHKVCSKHFAPESYSSRAVEKRTLYSDAVPVSHDRIMEALRIVRQRLQEEPDCTES, from the exons atggttAACACGTGTGTTGTTTGTTATGCTACTAGTGATAACTCTAAATCGGTTTCTTTCCATAA ATTTCCACAGAATGAAGCCAGGAAAAAATTGTGGATTGAAATACTTGGCCTTAAAGATCGTAATAGACCCATTACTAAAAACCACAAAGTCTGTAGTAAACATTTTGCACCGGAGAGTTACAGCTCCAGAGCTGTTGAAAAAAGAACATTATACTCGGATGCGGTTCCAGTAAG cCATGACCGAATTATGGAAGCTTTGCGGATAGTTCGTCAGag acTCCAAGAAGAACCCGATTGTACTGAGTCATGA
- the LOC132926874 gene encoding uncharacterized protein LOC132926874 isoform X2: MWPPDISGGFDWTLDVLGWQVDKDQLSIVIVCAIVIIVLTSITIVFIIWYCCFCKKKNVQNSCEEEEQRSNTNIPSYSTVFLDPKTGNFIYSNRIVELFPEREGSPDHWFFNDQGEEPVSTNTVPRSASVPPAKQLQSFDPCIREIKEFISNETFDVPNLHYIDNETQNDPCHLPNAIPQISEFNPHQFTSSSILENCHTCDGKSITLRTRSLPTHVRNKKRPFSTSDNLSELYAKVNFSKKRKNRMRNDEAAIIAMSKSRSQFLNNKDTDILVDNEAVIVYDERTAL; encoded by the exons ATGTGGCCTCCT GATATTTCCGGAGGTTTTGATTGGACCTTGGATGTTTTGGGATGGCAAGTAGACAAAGATCAATTGTCAATTGTTATAGTATGCGCTATTGTCATTATAGTACTTACTTcaataacaattgtatttataatttggtattgttgtttttgtaaaaaaaaaaatg tacaaaacAGTTGTGAGGAAGAAGAACAAAGAAGTAATACCAACATACCtag TTACTCCACTGTATTCCTAGACCCCAAAACTGgaaattttatttacagtaaCCGTATTGTTGAGTTATTTCCTGAAAGAGAAGGTTCTCCTGATCATTGGTTTTTCAATGATCAAGGAGAAGAACCTGTAAGTACAAATACAGTACCACGTTCAGCCTCTGTACCACCAGCAAAACAACTTCAATCATTT GATCCTTGCATACGTGAAATAAAAGAATTTATCAGCAATGAAACATTTGACGTGCCTAATTTGCATTATATTGACAATGAGACCCAAAATGACCCTTGCCATTTGCCAAACGCTATACCTCAGATCTCTGAATTTAATCCTCATCAATTTACTTCCAGTAGCA ttttggaAAATTGCCATACATGTGATGGAAAATCTATAACACTGCGAACAAGAAGTCTTCCAACACATGTGAGAAACAAGAAACGGCCATTCTCAACATCTGACAATTTATCAGAGCTCTATGCTAag gtaaatttcagtaaaaaaagaaaaaatcgcATGAGAAATGATGAAGCTGCCATAATCGCCATGAGCAAATCCAGAAGTCAGTTCCTCAACAACAAAGACACAGATATATTGGTTGACAATGAAGCAGTTATTGTTTACGATGAACGAACTGCTTTATAA